The following proteins are encoded in a genomic region of Bacteroidota bacterium:
- a CDS encoding lysophospholipid acyltransferase family protein, which yields MKLSEKNKERLRKAGFVLLNPLLSFVCFSLIKKIKNYESLKQLDADGKKYVVAFWHGKMLFGWYYFKKKGFAGLTSQSKDGDILASVLEKWGYSVVRGSSSKGGSEALNRIVDEINSGKCASMTPDGPKGPPHEMKAGAAVAAKKTGVPLILMGISYKRKTRLKSWDRFEIPHPFSFVKVVFSDPQYFDPSLQKEELSAMLPDIEKEFHRVQKEADKPFFR from the coding sequence ATGAAACTGAGTGAGAAAAACAAGGAACGGTTGAGGAAAGCAGGATTTGTACTCTTGAATCCTCTTCTCTCATTTGTTTGTTTCTCGCTCATAAAGAAGATCAAAAATTACGAGTCCCTGAAGCAACTGGATGCGGACGGGAAAAAATATGTAGTCGCCTTCTGGCATGGAAAAATGCTGTTCGGCTGGTATTATTTTAAGAAAAAAGGTTTTGCAGGTCTGACAAGCCAAAGCAAGGATGGGGACATACTGGCGTCAGTTCTCGAGAAATGGGGGTACAGTGTTGTGAGAGGTTCCAGTTCAAAAGGGGGAAGTGAAGCCCTGAACAGGATAGTTGATGAGATAAACTCAGGGAAGTGTGCGAGCATGACACCTGACGGTCCAAAGGGGCCCCCTCATGAAATGAAAGCCGGTGCCGCAGTGGCAGCAAAAAAAACGGGCGTCCCGCTCATTTTGATGGGAATCAGTTACAAAAGAAAAACACGGTTGAAAAGCTGGGACAGATTCGAGATTCCACATCCTTTCAGTTTTGTAAAGGTGGTGTTTTCCGATCCTCAGTACTTCGATCCCTCACTTCAGAAAGAGGAGTTGTCGGCAATGTTGCCGGATATAGAAAAGGAATTCCACAGGGTACAAAAAGAAGCTGACAAACCGTTTTTCAGATAG
- a CDS encoding MtnX-like HAD-IB family phosphatase, with translation MDLELIRSKNRLETGGIAGDSIENRIDPSLVKVFIDFDGTISLKDVGANIFIEFGEKEKAYEIIYGFRDGKYTATETWDELLKTLTVTDEEKIREYTASFAMDDHFPEFISFLRQQSIEHYIISDGFRFYIESILEREGLEIPFFANNLVFTDGEVKMDFPYTDEHCIKCANCKRNHVVSLSADHEYSIYIGNGNSDICAALHCDYIFAKDSLLKYCELNRVSYYPFKDFRDVQTRISELLGKKRLKKRHQAELNRRKLYMQG, from the coding sequence ATGGATTTGGAACTCATCAGGAGTAAAAACAGGCTTGAGACCGGTGGTATTGCCGGTGATTCCATTGAAAACCGGATTGATCCTTCCCTCGTAAAGGTGTTCATCGACTTCGACGGAACAATTTCGTTAAAGGATGTCGGAGCAAATATCTTTATTGAATTTGGGGAGAAAGAGAAGGCTTACGAGATTATTTACGGTTTCAGAGACGGGAAATATACTGCAACCGAGACATGGGATGAGCTCCTGAAAACCCTTACTGTAACTGATGAGGAGAAAATCAGGGAATATACAGCGTCGTTTGCGATGGATGATCATTTTCCTGAATTCATCTCTTTTCTGAGGCAGCAGAGCATTGAGCACTATATAATTAGTGACGGATTCAGATTCTACATCGAATCCATTCTGGAAAGAGAGGGGCTTGAAATTCCGTTTTTCGCCAACAATCTCGTCTTTACGGATGGAGAAGTAAAAATGGATTTCCCTTATACCGATGAACACTGTATCAAATGTGCGAACTGTAAACGGAATCATGTCGTTTCCCTTAGCGCCGATCATGAATATTCTATATACATCGGAAACGGGAATTCGGATATCTGTGCCGCACTTCACTGCGACTACATTTTTGCGAAGGATTCACTGTTGAAGTATTGCGAGTTAAACCGGGTTTCCTATTACCCGTTCAAAGATTTCAGGGATGTGCAGACAAGAATTTCGGAACTGCTCGGCAAAAAAAGGCTTAAAAAAAGGCATCAGGCAGAATTGAACAGACGCAAACTTTACATGCAAGGCTGA
- the ppdK gene encoding pyruvate, phosphate dikinase, whose translation MAKKDIKYVYFFGGKKADGDAKMKNLLGGKGANLAEMINMGLPVPAGFTITTEVCTYYYANGREYPKQLAKQVKEAIKKMEEAMGKKFGDAKDPLLLSVRSGARASMPGMMDTVLNLGLNDKAAEALVKITNNPRFVYDSYRRFVQMYGDVVLDLKPRDKKDHDPFEVIIDAKKKAKGVEFDTDLTADDLKELVAEFKAAIKEKTGNDFPDDPEEQLWGSVGAVFNSWMNERAIVYRKLNNIPEEWGTAVNVQAMVFGNMGDDSGTGVAFTRDPATGENVFYGEYLFNAQGEDVVAGIRTPHPISKLREEAPTMYEQLDKIRHKLEKEYKDMLDVEFTIQQGKLWMLQCRVGKRTGLAAVRNAVEMYNEGLIDKKTALMRVEPNQLNQLLRPIFDLDEKRKAIAEGKLLAKGLNAGPGAATGKVAFSAHDAEEMAKTGEPVILVRIETSPEDIKGMNAAEGILTARGGMTSHAALVARQMGKVCVAGCGKLLIDYHAGTMKVEGRPEFLVKEGDYISIDGTTGEVIVGKIQTRPSEVIEVLLNKTRKPEDSPMYQIYNTLMTWSDEFRKMNIRTNADQPDQASNAIQFGAEGIGLCRTEHMFFGENKIKSMRKMILADTEAERKAALAELLPLQREDFAGIFKAMKGFPVTVRTLDPPLHEFLPKKESEIKELAAEIGVPVKSVKDKIASLHEENPMLGFRGCRLGIEFPEITEMQARAILEAAVDVKKEGYEVHPEIMIPLVGHVNELKLQEGIVRRVAEEVFAEKGLRVDYMVGTMIELPRAALVADKIATVAEFFSFGTNDLTQTTFGLSRDDAGKFLPNYVAKEVLPSDPFETIDQEGVGQLVEIGVQRGRSVKPKLKVGICGEHGGEPASVEFCYRTGLDYVSCSPFRVPIARLAAAQAALREKLAKEAKKKAKKSAK comes from the coding sequence ATGGCAAAGAAGGACATAAAATATGTCTATTTCTTCGGCGGTAAAAAAGCCGACGGTGATGCAAAGATGAAAAACCTCCTCGGCGGAAAAGGTGCCAACCTCGCCGAGATGATCAATATGGGATTGCCTGTTCCTGCAGGTTTCACCATAACCACTGAAGTATGTACATACTACTATGCCAATGGAAGAGAATATCCAAAACAGTTGGCAAAACAGGTAAAAGAAGCCATCAAGAAGATGGAAGAGGCAATGGGAAAGAAATTTGGCGATGCCAAAGACCCGCTCCTTCTTTCGGTCCGTTCGGGTGCCAGAGCTTCAATGCCCGGCATGATGGATACGGTTTTGAATCTTGGACTCAATGACAAAGCTGCAGAGGCACTTGTAAAGATTACCAACAACCCCAGATTTGTTTACGATTCATACAGAAGATTCGTTCAGATGTACGGTGATGTGGTTCTCGACCTGAAACCAAGAGATAAAAAAGATCACGATCCGTTTGAAGTGATTATCGATGCAAAGAAAAAAGCAAAAGGCGTTGAATTCGATACGGACCTTACTGCTGACGATCTGAAAGAACTCGTGGCAGAGTTCAAAGCTGCAATTAAAGAAAAAACCGGAAATGATTTCCCTGACGATCCTGAAGAACAGCTTTGGGGATCAGTTGGTGCCGTTTTCAATTCATGGATGAACGAAAGAGCCATTGTTTACAGAAAACTTAACAACATTCCTGAAGAATGGGGTACTGCTGTGAATGTTCAGGCGATGGTGTTCGGTAACATGGGTGACGATTCAGGTACCGGTGTTGCTTTTACCCGCGACCCTGCTACTGGCGAGAATGTTTTCTATGGTGAATATCTCTTCAATGCACAGGGAGAAGATGTGGTTGCAGGTATCAGAACCCCGCACCCTATCAGCAAACTTCGTGAAGAAGCTCCAACAATGTACGAACAGCTTGACAAGATTCGTCACAAACTCGAAAAAGAGTACAAGGACATGCTTGATGTCGAGTTTACAATTCAACAGGGAAAACTCTGGATGCTCCAGTGCCGTGTGGGTAAAAGAACCGGTCTTGCAGCAGTAAGAAACGCCGTTGAAATGTATAACGAAGGACTTATTGACAAGAAAACCGCTCTCATGAGAGTTGAACCAAATCAGTTGAATCAGCTTTTAAGACCAATTTTCGATCTCGATGAGAAGAGAAAAGCCATCGCAGAAGGCAAACTTCTTGCAAAAGGTTTGAATGCCGGTCCCGGTGCTGCAACAGGTAAAGTTGCGTTCTCTGCACATGATGCCGAGGAAATGGCTAAAACTGGCGAACCTGTTATTCTCGTCAGAATTGAGACTTCACCTGAAGATATTAAAGGTATGAATGCCGCAGAAGGTATCCTTACTGCCCGTGGCGGTATGACCTCACACGCTGCTCTCGTTGCCCGTCAAATGGGTAAAGTTTGCGTTGCAGGTTGTGGAAAACTCCTCATTGACTACCATGCCGGTACGATGAAAGTTGAAGGAAGACCCGAATTCCTCGTAAAAGAAGGTGACTACATTTCAATCGATGGTACCACCGGTGAAGTAATTGTTGGCAAGATTCAGACCAGACCTTCAGAGGTTATCGAAGTTCTTCTCAACAAGACAAGAAAACCTGAAGATTCACCAATGTATCAGATCTACAACACACTGATGACATGGTCGGATGAATTCAGAAAAATGAACATCAGAACCAATGCAGATCAGCCTGATCAGGCATCGAATGCCATTCAGTTTGGTGCAGAAGGTATTGGACTTTGCCGTACAGAGCACATGTTCTTCGGTGAAAACAAGATCAAGTCGATGAGAAAAATGATTCTTGCTGATACAGAAGCTGAAAGAAAAGCAGCTTTGGCAGAACTTCTCCCGCTTCAGAGAGAGGATTTCGCTGGAATCTTCAAAGCAATGAAGGGCTTCCCTGTTACAGTAAGAACACTTGATCCACCACTTCACGAGTTCCTTCCGAAGAAAGAATCGGAGATCAAAGAACTCGCGGCTGAGATCGGTGTTCCCGTTAAAAGTGTGAAAGACAAGATCGCCAGCCTTCATGAAGAAAATCCGATGCTCGGATTCAGAGGCTGCCGCCTTGGTATCGAATTCCCCGAAATCACTGAAATGCAAGCCCGTGCAATACTCGAAGCTGCTGTTGATGTGAAAAAAGAGGGTTATGAAGTTCACCCTGAGATCATGATTCCACTCGTAGGTCATGTAAACGAATTAAAGCTTCAGGAAGGAATCGTAAGAAGAGTTGCTGAAGAAGTATTCGCTGAAAAAGGTCTTAGAGTTGACTACATGGTTGGAACAATGATCGAGCTCCCAAGAGCCGCTCTCGTTGCTGACAAGATTGCTACCGTTGCCGAATTCTTCAGCTTTGGTACAAACGATCTTACACAGACAACATTCGGTCTCTCAAGAGATGATGCCGGTAAATTCCTTCCAAACTATGTTGCAAAAGAAGTTCTGCCATCAGATCCTTTTGAAACCATTGATCAGGAAGGTGTTGGTCAGCTCGTGGAGATCGGTGTTCAGAGAGGCAGAAGTGTAAAACCAAAACTTAAAGTTGGTATCTGCGGCGAACATGGTGGCGAGCCTGCATCAGTTGAATTCTGTTACAGAACAGGACTTGACTATGTAAGTTGCTCACCTTTCAGAGTGCCGATAGCGAGACTTGCAGCCGCACAGGCAGCACTTCGCGAAAAACTTGCTAAAGAAGCAAAGAAAAAAGCTAAAAAAAGCGCTAAATAA
- the lpxK gene encoding tetraacyldisaccharide 4'-kinase yields the protein MKSLDILRVFMLPVVPLYAVAMWLRNKLFDLKIFKSDKVSRPVVSVGNLTVGGSGKTPLVMYLADLFKKCGLEPGVVSRGYGRETSGYLLVADSTGAIRTPEESGDEIYQTAVECGVPAAVGEKRVEAAANLIKETGVKTIILDDAYQHRWIYRDVNLLIIAQRFLVDENPLRRSLFPTGNLREFFNGADRSDAVIINRKFTEKKDIPSKLIKHFSHKPVFHAYYEPLYFVDVKTGKHYDYKDFTGQKSLCVSGIANPFSFFSALEQLKIDTGNRLIFIDHKSYSGKEVEKMRKLFYSTNAYSVITTQKDAVKLVKFSRELDDIDIYYLKIRLRLDEEKKFEQFILNRLKATNPKKS from the coding sequence ATGAAATCTTTAGACATTTTAAGAGTTTTTATGTTGCCGGTTGTGCCGCTGTATGCTGTTGCCATGTGGCTGCGCAACAAACTCTTCGATCTTAAGATTTTTAAGAGTGACAAGGTAAGCAGACCGGTCGTTTCAGTCGGTAATTTGACAGTAGGCGGATCAGGAAAGACTCCCCTCGTCATGTATCTTGCAGATCTGTTTAAGAAATGCGGTCTCGAACCGGGGGTTGTAAGTCGCGGATATGGGAGGGAGACCAGCGGTTATCTGCTCGTTGCTGACAGCACGGGTGCAATAAGAACTCCCGAAGAGAGCGGTGACGAAATTTATCAAACAGCAGTCGAGTGTGGTGTTCCGGCAGCAGTGGGTGAGAAAAGAGTGGAGGCAGCGGCAAATCTGATTAAGGAAACCGGGGTGAAAACGATAATCCTCGATGATGCGTATCAGCACAGGTGGATTTATCGTGATGTGAACCTGCTGATAATCGCCCAAAGGTTTCTGGTGGATGAGAATCCATTAAGACGGTCACTTTTTCCGACGGGTAATTTGAGGGAATTCTTTAACGGAGCCGACAGGTCTGATGCTGTCATCATCAACCGGAAGTTCACTGAAAAAAAAGATATCCCTTCAAAGCTGATAAAACATTTTTCACACAAGCCGGTATTCCACGCTTATTATGAACCACTCTATTTCGTGGATGTGAAAACAGGGAAACATTATGATTATAAAGATTTTACAGGTCAAAAAAGTTTGTGTGTGAGTGGTATCGCCAACCCATTCTCTTTTTTCTCTGCTCTCGAACAGTTGAAAATAGATACAGGAAACAGGCTGATATTCATCGATCACAAATCGTATTCCGGTAAGGAAGTGGAGAAGATGAGAAAGCTCTTTTATTCCACGAATGCCTACTCGGTAATTACAACACAGAAGGATGCCGTAAAACTCGTGAAATTTTCGCGGGAGCTGGACGACATCGACATCTATTATCTAAAGATTCGCTTGAGACTCGATGAAGAGAAAAAATTTGAACAGTTCATACTGAACAGACTTAAAGCGACAAATCCAAAAAAATCCTAA
- the lpxB gene encoding lipid-A-disaccharide synthase, which yields MGRNFLIIAGEASGDLHGASLVKAIRRAEPDIGLFGVGGERMKAEGFETLFHINQMAFLGFGEVVKHIPYILRVQKKLLSEAKARNIDAVVLIDYPGFNLNIAKKFKKLGIRVIYYIAPQIWAWGQKRVKKLKERTDTVLAVFPFEEKFFREKGVNVKFVGNPLAERISEYSFISEEDFREKWGLDSKKEILAVLPGSRKHEVELLLKPALEAAFKIAEKFGFQIVVGCAGTIGEDLIREISPGSGYTIIKGYEFEIKKYSRFGIVKSGTSTMESALLGMPMVIIYKTSSLTYQIGKRLIKIGNLGMVNIIAGETISPELIQDEVTGERIASEVSKVLESPDLLEKQLRGFARIKENLGRHKASVTAARMILNETE from the coding sequence ATGGGCAGAAATTTTCTGATAATTGCAGGTGAGGCGAGCGGAGACCTTCACGGTGCTTCACTTGTAAAAGCAATTCGCAGGGCAGAACCGGATATCGGGCTGTTTGGTGTGGGTGGGGAAAGAATGAAAGCCGAGGGTTTCGAAACGCTTTTTCATATAAATCAGATGGCATTTCTTGGGTTCGGGGAAGTGGTAAAACATATTCCATATATACTGAGAGTCCAGAAAAAGTTGTTGAGCGAGGCAAAAGCAAGAAATATCGATGCCGTGGTTCTGATAGATTATCCGGGTTTCAACCTTAATATCGCAAAGAAATTCAAGAAGCTTGGAATCAGGGTAATATATTACATAGCTCCGCAGATTTGGGCTTGGGGGCAGAAGCGGGTGAAAAAATTGAAGGAAAGGACTGATACAGTACTTGCCGTTTTCCCTTTTGAAGAAAAGTTTTTCAGAGAGAAGGGGGTGAATGTAAAGTTTGTGGGGAATCCACTGGCGGAGAGAATCAGTGAATACAGTTTCATATCTGAAGAGGATTTCAGGGAAAAGTGGGGACTGGACAGCAAAAAGGAGATACTTGCAGTGCTGCCCGGGAGCAGAAAACATGAAGTGGAGCTTTTGCTAAAACCGGCACTCGAAGCTGCTTTCAAGATTGCAGAGAAATTCGGATTTCAAATTGTTGTCGGATGTGCCGGAACCATAGGTGAAGATTTGATAAGAGAGATTTCCCCCGGTTCCGGTTATACCATTATCAAGGGATATGAGTTTGAGATAAAGAAATATTCAAGGTTTGGAATTGTAAAATCGGGGACTTCTACCATGGAGTCGGCGCTTCTCGGAATGCCAATGGTGATCATCTATAAAACTTCATCCTTGACTTATCAAATAGGGAAAAGGCTGATCAAAATCGGTAATCTGGGGATGGTGAACATTATCGCAGGTGAAACGATATCTCCCGAACTGATTCAGGATGAAGTGACTGGAGAGAGAATAGCCTCCGAAGTTTCAAAGGTGCTTGAATCGCCCGATTTGCTCGAAAAACAACTCAGGGGATTTGCGCGGATTAAGGAAAATCTTGGAAGACACAAGGCTTCTGTGACGGCAGCCCGGATGATTTTGAATGAAACTGAGTGA
- the smc gene encoding chromosome segregation protein SMC, which translates to MYLSKLEILGFKSFAQKTVIHFNKGITAIVGPNGCGKTNIVDALRWCIGEQKSSVLRSDKMENVIFNGTSARKPLGMSEVALTIQNDKGILPVDYTEVIITRRIFRSGESEYLLNKNIARLKDITSLFMDTGMGANAYSVIELKMVESILSNKADERRTMFEEAAGVNKYKIRRKLTLKKLEEVRSDLSRANDLISEIEKKVNSLERQAKKAEKYQQLANRLKEIDMKSAACDLFVMLNEQAVWQQQHFDATIQKNEIEITLSRLDEIFAGIREKTYITENELKETRKKISAQTELIYKSERNISVAQESRRSLENNIKRFESEITEFENQIEESEGSLEDLNFDLDEKNLEEEKLVAEIAAVKNEVEEKRGKLSEARESIKLFSASVLSKVQGSAERKNELSNLEKSLIRTGQTSQKNAGRLNILNESISKNSAFLSEINSEIAETSDNLRNAETVFNETTLKKEALEKELDNLREEEFEIKSSINDLKTRIDFLNDLINNLEGFSLASKKLMEDKSWSGEEKRLISDFGEPVDEFKFAVEAALKANFNSFIVSEVSEVEAGINLLLSSNSGKASFIVKLDTTERAKSLVDKIARFASKRIVKRLANEEGFVDFAHRLVNVPVAYEPFFELLLANVVVVKNLSAALRLAGRYSGFRFITPDGDIVGDNGSVEAGSRLKDEDTLFGKKTQLENLRKGIKPLEDQLGALKQKIYSVEYDLHLIDLKDMGDAIRIYQNDLMQLEKQAAQLEFEVKKASEEKSLLDSEATTLNDQMSQLESEISRLRTETAEDDKHKEETAAKQRELETVTLETEKEFNVSSREYNQKILDLERVKGEKKNFVNSIERVSQSLISLKNSIERRRREIETARTEIEILTGTIEDGEFDLEELKQAREILRGKEKEIETVYLQEREELDNLEKEKTSIRKNRDKISEDLHRSELKYNEYTINIKNLKRRINEKYELEVSPVEPTEEELEQLDGWRAEVREIEHQLHQIGPVNLLAFEEYDEEKKRFDFFAGQRSDLIQSEKDLIKTIDEINTTAQNLFFETFEAIRENFQKIFRSLFRQEDEADLRLEEGVDPLEARIEIIAKPRGKRPTSIELLSGGEKTLTAIALLFAIYLVKPSPFCILDEIDAPLDDANIDRFTKIIREFSENTQFIVVTHNKRTMEAADTMYGVTMQEEGVSKLVSVRFNEDFNIVA; encoded by the coding sequence TTGTACTTATCGAAGCTCGAGATATTAGGATTTAAATCGTTCGCTCAAAAGACTGTAATCCACTTTAACAAGGGGATTACGGCGATAGTTGGACCGAACGGTTGCGGGAAGACTAATATAGTCGATGCTTTACGCTGGTGCATTGGGGAACAGAAATCCTCAGTTCTCCGCTCCGACAAGATGGAGAATGTTATTTTCAACGGCACTTCTGCCCGAAAACCGCTCGGAATGTCGGAGGTGGCTCTCACAATTCAGAATGACAAGGGGATTCTTCCTGTCGATTACACAGAAGTGATCATTACACGAAGAATTTTCCGTTCGGGAGAGAGTGAATATCTTTTAAATAAAAACATCGCCCGTTTGAAGGATATAACCAGTCTTTTCATGGATACCGGCATGGGGGCAAATGCTTATTCAGTCATCGAATTAAAGATGGTTGAATCGATTCTCAGCAACAAGGCTGATGAACGAAGAACTATGTTTGAGGAGGCTGCCGGGGTAAACAAGTACAAAATCAGAAGAAAACTTACTTTAAAAAAGCTTGAAGAGGTAAGATCAGACCTCTCAAGAGCGAATGATCTTATTTCTGAAATCGAGAAAAAAGTAAATTCACTTGAGAGACAGGCGAAGAAAGCTGAAAAATATCAGCAGCTCGCAAACCGGTTAAAAGAAATAGATATGAAATCGGCAGCCTGCGACCTCTTCGTGATGCTAAATGAACAGGCGGTTTGGCAGCAACAGCATTTCGACGCCACAATTCAAAAAAATGAAATTGAGATAACTCTCAGCAGGCTGGACGAGATTTTTGCGGGAATTCGTGAGAAAACCTATATCACCGAAAATGAGCTTAAAGAAACAAGAAAAAAAATCAGTGCTCAGACCGAATTGATTTACAAATCAGAGCGAAATATCTCAGTGGCACAGGAGTCACGCCGTTCGCTCGAGAATAATATTAAAAGGTTTGAGTCGGAGATTACCGAATTCGAAAATCAGATTGAGGAATCAGAGGGAAGCCTTGAGGATTTAAACTTCGATCTGGATGAGAAGAATCTTGAAGAAGAGAAGCTGGTTGCAGAGATTGCCGCGGTTAAGAATGAAGTGGAAGAGAAAAGGGGAAAACTCTCGGAAGCAAGGGAAAGCATAAAGCTGTTTTCTGCATCTGTTCTTTCGAAGGTACAGGGCTCGGCAGAGCGGAAGAACGAGTTGAGCAACCTCGAGAAATCGCTCATCAGAACCGGACAGACATCTCAGAAGAACGCCGGTAGATTGAACATTCTAAATGAATCGATTTCCAAAAACTCGGCATTTCTTTCAGAGATTAATTCTGAAATTGCCGAGACTTCCGATAATCTCAGGAATGCTGAAACCGTTTTTAATGAGACCACTCTGAAAAAAGAAGCTCTCGAGAAGGAACTCGACAATCTCAGGGAAGAGGAATTTGAAATAAAATCATCCATTAATGATTTGAAAACCAGAATCGACTTCCTCAACGATCTGATTAACAATCTCGAAGGTTTTTCGCTGGCTTCAAAAAAGCTAATGGAAGACAAGTCATGGTCGGGTGAAGAAAAGAGATTGATATCTGATTTCGGAGAACCCGTTGATGAATTTAAGTTTGCTGTCGAGGCTGCTCTAAAAGCTAACTTTAACAGTTTCATTGTCTCCGAAGTATCCGAGGTTGAGGCAGGCATCAATCTTCTTCTTTCATCGAACAGCGGAAAAGCCTCTTTCATCGTAAAACTGGATACGACTGAAAGAGCAAAATCACTGGTTGATAAAATTGCCAGGTTTGCAAGCAAAAGAATAGTAAAACGGCTTGCAAATGAAGAGGGATTTGTAGATTTTGCTCACAGACTGGTGAATGTGCCCGTGGCATACGAACCATTTTTCGAACTGCTGCTGGCAAATGTTGTGGTTGTAAAAAATCTTTCGGCTGCACTTCGACTCGCAGGCAGATATTCAGGTTTCAGATTCATTACACCTGACGGGGATATTGTCGGTGACAACGGGTCAGTGGAAGCGGGTTCCCGCCTTAAGGATGAGGATACTCTGTTCGGAAAGAAGACTCAGCTTGAGAACCTGAGGAAGGGAATAAAACCGCTCGAGGATCAGCTTGGAGCATTGAAGCAGAAGATATATTCAGTGGAATATGATCTTCATCTTATCGATCTGAAAGATATGGGAGATGCGATAAGGATATATCAGAATGACCTGATGCAGTTGGAGAAACAGGCTGCGCAGCTCGAGTTTGAAGTGAAAAAGGCTTCGGAAGAAAAATCACTTCTTGATTCAGAGGCGACCACACTCAATGACCAGATGTCACAGCTTGAGAGTGAGATATCCCGGCTAAGAACTGAAACCGCTGAGGACGACAAGCACAAAGAAGAAACTGCTGCAAAACAGAGAGAACTTGAAACGGTCACGCTCGAAACAGAGAAGGAATTCAATGTTTCATCGCGTGAGTACAATCAAAAAATACTGGATCTCGAAAGAGTAAAAGGGGAGAAGAAGAACTTCGTCAACTCAATCGAACGGGTAAGTCAGTCGCTTATTTCATTGAAGAACTCGATCGAGAGAAGAAGAAGGGAAATTGAAACAGCCCGGACGGAAATAGAGATTCTGACGGGAACAATTGAAGACGGCGAATTTGATCTTGAGGAGCTTAAGCAGGCAAGGGAGATTCTTCGGGGGAAAGAGAAAGAGATAGAAACCGTTTATTTGCAGGAGCGGGAAGAACTCGATAATCTTGAGAAGGAAAAAACCTCCATCAGGAAAAATCGTGATAAAATAAGTGAAGATCTGCATCGATCGGAACTCAAGTATAACGAATATACTATCAACATAAAAAACCTCAAAAGAAGGATAAACGAGAAATATGAACTTGAGGTCAGTCCGGTTGAGCCAACAGAGGAGGAACTCGAACAGCTTGACGGGTGGCGTGCCGAAGTAAGGGAAATTGAACACCAGCTTCATCAAATCGGTCCTGTTAACCTTCTCGCGTTTGAGGAGTATGATGAAGAGAAAAAGAGATTTGATTTTTTTGCCGGACAAAGAAGCGACCTTATACAGTCGGAAAAAGATCTGATCAAAACAATAGACGAAATAAACACAACCGCCCAGAATCTCTTTTTTGAGACATTCGAAGCAATCAGGGAAAATTTTCAGAAAATATTCAGAAGTCTGTTCAGGCAGGAAGATGAAGCCGACCTTCGACTCGAAGAGGGGGTTGACCCGTTGGAAGCCAGAATAGAAATTATTGCCAAACCCCGGGGGAAAAGACCTACATCCATAGAGCTGCTTTCAGGTGGTGAGAAAACACTTACTGCAATTGCACTTCTTTTTGCTATCTACTTGGTGAAACCGTCGCCATTCTGCATACTTGATGAGATTGATGCTCCTCTTGACGATGCGAACATCGACAGATTCACGAAGATCATCAGAGAATTTAGCGAAAACACGCAATTTATAGTGGTTACTCACAACAAACGAACAATGGAAGCTGCGGATACGATGTATGGTGTCACCATGCAGGAAGAAGGCGTCTCAAAACTTGTGAGCGTCAGATTTAACGAAGATTTCAACATCGTAGCGTAG